The DNA sequence ACAGCTGATCAAAGAGCACACCTACCTCAAAGAACTTCAGGAATATGGTCTTCCTGTCAATAATAAAGTTTTGCTTCAGGGAAGTTCAGGATGCGGAAAAACGATGACTGCAAAAGCTATTGCCAACGCGCTTGGTAAAAATATTATCATTTTAAACCTCAGCAATATAGTATCATCCCGAATTGGAGAAACCTCTCAGAACATCAAAATGATCTTTGATAAAGCAAGCCGGGAAAGATCAGTTCTTTTTCTTGATGAGCTCGATCAGATCGGCAAAGCAAGGGGCAGCGATGATAAAGACGTGGGAGAAATGAGAAGACTTGTTAATACTTTACTTCAGCTTATTGACTATTACCCCGAAAATTCACTGTTGCTTTGCGCAACAAACCATCCGGAAATTATTGACACCGCATTGTTGAGACGTTTTCAATTGAAGATCAATTACGAAATGCCTTCTAAAGAATCCCTGGATCATTTCTATGACAGCCTCTTATCTAAATTTCCAGATGATTTAAAGTCTGTTGAGCGCCACTACAACATTTCTTTTGCTGAAGCTAAAGATCACGCATTTACTATTGTGAAGGGAAATTTGATAAAAAAACTGGAAATGGAAACACAATCAGCTCAATTATGAAAGAAGACCTTCTCCATAATTTAGAAATCATTCAGAACAGGATAAGAAATGCCTGTGTAAAATCAGGCAGGAACCCCAATGAGGTAAAATTATTATTAGCAACAAAAACAGTATCTGCCGATCGGATAAAAACAGCACTGGAAAACGGTCAGACCTTAATCGGTGAAAACAAAGTTCAGGAGCTCAAAGAAAAATATGAAGATCTAAAAGAAGTTCCACACACAAACCATTTTATCGGCCATCTGCAAACCAATAAAATCAAAGATATTTTAAAATATGATGTTTCCTGTATACAGTCTGTAGACCGCCTGGAACTGGCAGAAAAACTACACGAAAGACTCCTCTTTGAAAATAAAACCATAGAGGTCTTAATTCAGGTAAATACTTCTAACGAAGACAGCAAATTTGGAGTTCATCCTGATCATGCAATTGAATTGATAAAAAAGGTGTCCGGATTGAATACAATAAAAATAAAAGGACTGATGACAATCGGCCTGTTCAGTGCAGAAACGGAGAAAGTAAGACAATGCTTTAAAATCCTTAAAAACCTGCAACAGGAAATTATCCTTCAAACTATTCCACATGTTGAAATGAAAGAGCTTTCTATGGGAATGAGCGGAGATCTGGAGACTGCCATTGAAGAAGGGTCTACTATCGTCCGTGTAGGAACTGCTGTTTTTGGAACCAGGATCTATCCTGACAGCCATTACTGGAATGAAGGAACAATCTAAAAAATAAGACCTTCTCCCACTACCTGAAATTCATTTCATAAAAACAATATTTTTCTTTCCGAAATCGAGAAGGTGTTTTTTTAATTATAAAAAGTATCTGAACAGCTATAGTTTTGAGCGATGTACTATTCAAGGCATATAACTCTAAAATATTTCACGCACAATCGGCATATTTATTGCTGATAATTCACTAATAACCAAACATATATACACATGATAAAAAAACTACTCCCTATTTGCTTATTTATAGCAACGTTATTTCTGTTTTCTTGCGAAAAAAGTAATAGAAATTATCAAGTCAATGAAAGTCAAACTGCAATTGAAACCACATCAATAATCACCTTTGTTGTAGTGGCAGTCATACTTCTCATAGCATACACATCAAAAAGAAGACATTAGAGGAAATAAACCCAAACAAAAACCCACTCAGCAACTGAGTGGGTGATTATTTTATGGTATCCGGAAAAGATTCCGATTACATATAAGCTTCAATAGGCTCACAAGTACATACTAAGTTTCTATCTCCATAAGCTTCATCAACTCTTGAAACGGAAGCAAAGAACTTATGGTCTCTCACCCAATCTAATGGATAAGCTGCTTTTTCTCTGCTGTATGGTTTGTCCCAAGCATCAGAAATAACAAGCTGCTCTGTATGTGGAGCATTTTTAAGTACATTGTTCGCTGCATCAGCTTCACCATTAGCAATCTCATCGATTTCTTTTTTAATAGCAATTAATGCCTCTGCAAAACGATCGATCTCTGACTTACTTTCAGATTCTGTAGGCTCGATCATTAATGTACCTGCAACAGGGAAAGATACTGTAGGAGCATGGAAACCATAGTCCATTAATCTTTTCGCCACATCAGCCACTTCAATTCCTAATGACTTGAACTGACGGAAATCTACGATACATTCGTGAGCCACTTTTCCATTTTCATTTGAATATAAAATAGGGAAATGCTCTGCTAAGATTTCTTTCAGGTAATTCGCATTTAAAATAGCGTGCTCTGTAGCCTTTTTCAATCCTGATGTTCCCAACATTTTAATATATGCATAAGAAATATTCAAAATCAATCCTGAACCGTAAGGAGCTGCAGAAATACCTTCAATAGCTTCTTTAGAACCTATTTTAATATTAGCATTGGTAGGCAGGAATGGTACCAGGTGTTTAGCAACACAGATCGGACCCACTCCAGGACCTCCTCCTCCATGAGGAATAGCAAAAGTTTTATGAAGGTTTAAGTGGCAAACATCTGCTCCGATGTTTCCAGGACTTGTATATCCTACCTGAGCATTCATGTTGGCTCCGTCCATATACACCTGTCCACCGTGCTGGTGAATCAAATTGGTAATCTCAATGATATTCGCATCAAAGAATCCGTAAGTAGACGGATAAGTGATCATTACACAAGATAGGTTTTCAGAATGCTGCTCTGTTTTTGCTTTTAAATCTTCGAAATCGATTTCTCCGTTTTCAAGATTTTTAACAACTACAATTTTCATCCCGGCCATCGCTGCAGAAGCTGGATTGGTTCCGTGTGCAGACTGAGGAATCAATACTACATTTCTGTGGCCTTCACCTCTCGAAATATGGTATTCTCTGATCACCATTAATCCTGCATATTCTCCCTGAGCACCTGAATTAGGCTGAAGAGAGGTTCCTGCAAAGCCAGTGATTTTAGCAAGGTCTTTCTCCAGTTCACGGATCATTTCCTGATAACCTCCAGCCTGATCAACTGGTACAAATGGGTGAACACTTCCCCAATTATCCCATGAAAGTGGCAACATTTGGGTAGCAGCATTTAACTTCATCGTACAAGAACCAAGAGAGATCATTGAATGCGTTAATGATAAATCTTTTCTTTCCAGACGCTTGATGTAACGCATCAATTCTGTTTCCGTATGATATTTATTGAATACTTCTTCCGTAAGAATTTCATCTTTTCTTAAATTCTCTTCAGGAATACTGTATCCTTCTTTTATTTCTAATTTAAAAGTCTGCTTGTCTTTAAACTGAGCGAAAGAGGCCATTAGTGTATTCAATTTTTCTAATGTTGTACTCTCGTTGATCGCAATACTTACAATTCCTTCTGTAAAATAGTTCAGATTAAGTTTATGATCAAGCATCATTCTTGATAATCTTCCTTTTTCATCTTCACTCATGGTAATCTTTACCGTATCAAAGATCGGCTCCTCAACTGTCTGATAACCTAAAGCCTTAAGACCTCCTTTCAAAGCATTTGCTTTAAAGTGAATCTGATCAGCAATATAGTTCAATCCTTTAGGACCATGATAAACAGCATACATCCCTGCCATTACAGCCAAAAGAACCTGAGCTGTACAAATATTTGAAGTTGCTCTTTCTCTCTTGATGTGCTGCTCTCTTG is a window from the Chryseobacterium sp. T16E-39 genome containing:
- the gcvP gene encoding aminomethyl-transferring glycine dehydrogenase, encoding MNTEQFVSRHISLNEADKQAMLERVGVSSIEELISQTIPSSIRLEKDLDISEPLSEYQMLIHSKELASKNTDYTSYIGFGYHNTLLPSAIQRNIFENPSWYTAYTPYQAEIAQGRLEALLNFQTVVCDLTGFALANASLLDESTAAAEAMHMFFNNRTKDQKKVNANKFFISDLVLPQTISVLKTKAEGLEIEIVVGDHKTHEFDGSYYGVLLQYPGKNGIVLDYTEDIVEYKKLDLQVAVACDPMALVKLKSPASMGADCAVGTSQRFGIPLGYGGPHAAFFSCKEDYKRDIPGRIIGVSQDMYGKRALRMALQTREQHIKRERATSNICTAQVLLAVMAGMYAVYHGPKGLNYIADQIHFKANALKGGLKALGYQTVEEPIFDTVKITMSEDEKGRLSRMMLDHKLNLNYFTEGIVSIAINESTTLEKLNTLMASFAQFKDKQTFKLEIKEGYSIPEENLRKDEILTEEVFNKYHTETELMRYIKRLERKDLSLTHSMISLGSCTMKLNAATQMLPLSWDNWGSVHPFVPVDQAGGYQEMIRELEKDLAKITGFAGTSLQPNSGAQGEYAGLMVIREYHISRGEGHRNVVLIPQSAHGTNPASAAMAGMKIVVVKNLENGEIDFEDLKAKTEQHSENLSCVMITYPSTYGFFDANIIEITNLIHQHGGQVYMDGANMNAQVGYTSPGNIGADVCHLNLHKTFAIPHGGGGPGVGPICVAKHLVPFLPTNANIKIGSKEAIEGISAAPYGSGLILNISYAYIKMLGTSGLKKATEHAILNANYLKEILAEHFPILYSNENGKVAHECIVDFRQFKSLGIEVADVAKRLMDYGFHAPTVSFPVAGTLMIEPTESESKSEIDRFAEALIAIKKEIDEIANGEADAANNVLKNAPHTEQLVISDAWDKPYSREKAAYPLDWVRDHKFFASVSRVDEAYGDRNLVCTCEPIEAYM
- a CDS encoding AAA family ATPase, with product MNLYNLIIQDKEEVTLNDVFLEDTNRKHFVQLIKEHTYLKELQEYGLPVNNKVLLQGSSGCGKTMTAKAIANALGKNIIILNLSNIVSSRIGETSQNIKMIFDKASRERSVLFLDELDQIGKARGSDDKDVGEMRRLVNTLLQLIDYYPENSLLLCATNHPEIIDTALLRRFQLKINYEMPSKESLDHFYDSLLSKFPDDLKSVERHYNISFAEAKDHAFTIVKGNLIKKLEMETQSAQL
- a CDS encoding YggS family pyridoxal phosphate-dependent enzyme — encoded protein: MKEDLLHNLEIIQNRIRNACVKSGRNPNEVKLLLATKTVSADRIKTALENGQTLIGENKVQELKEKYEDLKEVPHTNHFIGHLQTNKIKDILKYDVSCIQSVDRLELAEKLHERLLFENKTIEVLIQVNTSNEDSKFGVHPDHAIELIKKVSGLNTIKIKGLMTIGLFSAETEKVRQCFKILKNLQQEIILQTIPHVEMKELSMGMSGDLETAIEEGSTIVRVGTAVFGTRIYPDSHYWNEGTI